In Bradyrhizobium lablabi, one DNA window encodes the following:
- the rplB gene encoding 50S ribosomal protein L2, which produces MALKTFNPTTPGQRQLVMVDRSALYKGKPVKALTEGKQSSGGRNNTGRMVVRFRGGGHKQAYRIVDFKRTKIDMPATVERLEYDPNRTAFIALVKYTDGTQAYILAPQRLAVGDTVIAGNHVDVKPGNVMPLGNMPIGTIIHNVELKIGKGGQLARSAGTYAQIVGRDQDYVIVRLNSGEQRLVHGRCTGTIGAVSNPDHMNISIGKAGRNRWLGRKPHNRGVSMNPVDHPHGGGEGRTSGGRHPVTPWGKPTKGKKTRSNKSTNRFILISRHKRKK; this is translated from the coding sequence ATGGCATTGAAAACATTCAACCCCACGACGCCGGGCCAGCGCCAACTGGTGATGGTCGATCGTTCGGCGCTCTACAAGGGCAAGCCGGTCAAGGCGCTGACCGAGGGCAAGCAGTCCTCGGGCGGCCGCAACAACACCGGCCGCATGGTCGTGCGCTTTCGCGGCGGCGGCCACAAGCAGGCCTATCGCATCGTCGATTTCAAGCGCACCAAGATCGACATGCCGGCGACCGTGGAGCGTCTGGAATACGATCCGAACCGCACCGCCTTTATTGCACTGGTCAAATATACCGACGGCACCCAAGCCTATATCCTCGCCCCGCAACGTCTGGCCGTCGGCGACACTGTGATCGCCGGCAATCATGTGGACGTGAAGCCGGGCAACGTCATGCCGCTCGGCAACATGCCGATCGGTACCATCATCCACAATGTGGAATTGAAAATCGGCAAGGGCGGCCAGCTCGCCCGTTCCGCCGGCACCTACGCCCAGATCGTCGGCCGCGACCAGGACTACGTGATCGTTCGTTTGAACTCGGGCGAGCAGCGCCTGGTTCACGGCCGCTGCACCGGCACCATCGGTGCGGTGTCCAATCCGGATCACATGAATATTTCGATCGGCAAGGCCGGTCGCAACCGCTGGCTCGGCCGCAAGCCGCATAACCGCGGCGTCTCCATGAACCCGGTCGACCATCCGCATGGCGGCGGCGAAGGCCGCACCTCCGGCGGCCGTCATCCGGTGACGCCATGGGGCAAGCCCACCAAGGGCAAGAAGACCCGCTCCAACAAGTCGACCAACAGATTCATTCTCATCAGCCGCCACAAGCGGAAGAAGTAA
- the rpsN gene encoding 30S ribosomal protein S14, giving the protein MAKKSSIEKNNRRKRMSKNAAPKRAKLKAIIADKKKPMEERFAATLKLAEMPRNSSTTRIRNRCEMTGRPRSIYRKNKLSRIALRELGSKGLVPGLVKSSW; this is encoded by the coding sequence ATGGCAAAGAAGAGTTCGATCGAGAAGAACAACCGGCGCAAGCGGATGTCCAAGAACGCCGCCCCAAAGCGCGCGAAGCTGAAGGCGATCATCGCCGACAAGAAGAAGCCGATGGAAGAGCGGTTCGCCGCGACGCTGAAGCTTGCCGAAATGCCGCGCAATTCGTCGACCACCCGCATCCGCAACCGCTGCGAGATGACCGGACGGCCGCGCTCGATCTATCGCAAGAACAAGCTCAGCCGGATCGCGCTGCGTGAACTCGGCTCCAAGGGCCTGGTTCCCGGGCTCGTGAAGTCGAGCTGGTAA
- the rplP gene encoding 50S ribosomal protein L16 yields the protein MMQPKKTKFRKAHKGRIHGTATSGATLSFGQFGLKAMAPERLTARQIEAARRALTRHMKRAGRVWIRIFPDVPVSKKPAEVRMGSGKGTPELWVARVKPGRVIFEIDGVTVQTAKEALSLAAAKLPIKTRFVARIAE from the coding sequence ATGATGCAACCAAAGAAAACGAAGTTCCGGAAGGCGCATAAGGGCCGCATTCACGGCACCGCGACTTCGGGCGCGACGTTGTCGTTCGGCCAGTTCGGGCTGAAGGCGATGGCGCCCGAGCGCCTCACCGCGCGCCAGATCGAAGCCGCCCGCCGCGCGCTGACCCGTCACATGAAGCGCGCCGGCCGCGTCTGGATCCGGATTTTCCCGGATGTCCCGGTGTCGAAGAAGCCCGCCGAAGTGCGCATGGGCTCGGGCAAGGGTACGCCGGAATTGTGGGTGGCCCGCGTCAAGCCGGGCCGGGTGATCTTCGAGATCGACGGCGTCACCGTGCAGACCGCGAAGGAAGCACTGTCGCTGGCGGCCGCCAAACTGCCGATCAAGACGCGCTTCGTTGCGCGCATTGCGGAATGA
- the rplE gene encoding 50S ribosomal protein L5 yields the protein MAETAYTPRLRAEYDKSIRTKLTEQFGYANLMEVPRLDKVVLNMGVGEAVNDRKKAELAAADLSLIAGQKAVVTYSRVAIATFKLRENQPIGCKVTLRKAKMYEFIDRLVNVALPRVRDFRGLNPKSFDGRGNYSLGIKEHIIFPEIDFDKMGETWGMDVTVCTTARTDDEARALLTAFNFPFRQ from the coding sequence ATGGCTGAGACCGCATACACCCCGCGCCTGCGCGCGGAATACGACAAGAGCATCCGCACCAAGCTGACGGAACAGTTCGGCTACGCCAACCTCATGGAGGTGCCGCGGCTCGACAAGGTCGTGCTCAACATGGGCGTCGGCGAAGCCGTCAACGACCGCAAGAAGGCCGAGCTGGCGGCCGCCGACCTGTCGCTGATCGCCGGCCAGAAGGCGGTTGTGACCTATTCGCGCGTCGCGATCGCGACCTTCAAGCTGCGTGAAAACCAGCCGATCGGCTGCAAGGTCACGCTGCGCAAAGCCAAGATGTACGAGTTCATCGATCGCCTGGTGAACGTCGCGCTGCCGCGCGTGCGCGACTTCCGCGGGCTGAACCCGAAGAGTTTTGACGGCCGCGGCAATTACTCGCTCGGTATCAAGGAGCACATCATTTTCCCCGAAATCGACTTCGACAAGATGGGGGAGACGTGGGGCATGGACGTCACCGTTTGCACCACGGCGCGCACCGACGACGAGGCGCGAGCCTTGTTGACCGCATTCAATTTCCCGTTCCGGCAGTGA
- the rpmD gene encoding 50S ribosomal protein L30 — MAKAAKMIKVEQTHSAIRRHHSQRETLIGLKLNKIGRVTELQDTPAIRGMIAKVQHLVRIVDEK; from the coding sequence ATGGCCAAGGCCGCAAAGATGATCAAGGTCGAGCAGACCCACAGCGCGATCCGCCGCCACCATTCGCAGCGCGAGACGCTGATCGGTCTGAAACTCAACAAGATCGGCCGGGTCACCGAATTGCAGGATACGCCTGCGATTCGCGGCATGATCGCAAAGGTTCAACATCTCGTCCGCATCGTCGACGAGAAATAG
- the rpsE gene encoding 30S ribosomal protein S5 — protein sequence MAGERERGGGHRGGREERDSEFVDKLVHINRVAKVVKGGKRFGFAALVVIGDQKGRVGFGHGKAREVPEAIRKATESAKRNLTRVALREGRTLHHDIAGRHGAGRVYLRAAPAGTGIIAGGPMRAVFETLGIQDVVAKSIGSSNPYNMVRATFDALKHQDSPRSVAARRNIKVSTLQARRVGGDAEVVAE from the coding sequence ATGGCAGGTGAACGCGAACGCGGTGGCGGCCACAGGGGCGGCCGGGAAGAACGCGACAGCGAGTTCGTCGACAAGCTCGTCCACATCAACCGTGTGGCGAAGGTCGTCAAGGGCGGCAAGCGCTTCGGCTTTGCGGCACTCGTCGTGATCGGCGACCAGAAGGGCCGGGTCGGCTTCGGCCACGGCAAGGCGCGCGAAGTGCCCGAGGCGATCCGCAAGGCGACGGAGTCGGCGAAGCGCAACCTGACGCGCGTCGCACTGCGCGAAGGCCGCACGCTGCATCACGATATCGCCGGCCGTCACGGCGCCGGGCGGGTTTATCTGCGGGCGGCGCCGGCGGGTACCGGCATCATCGCCGGTGGTCCGATGCGCGCGGTGTTCGAGACGCTCGGCATCCAGGACGTGGTGGCGAAGTCGATCGGTTCGTCGAACCCCTACAACATGGTTCGCGCGACTTTCGATGCGCTGAAGCATCAGGATTCGCCGCGTTCGGTTGCGGCGCGCCGCAATATCAAGGTGTCGACGCTGCAGGCGCGCCGGGTCGGTGGCGACGCCGAAGTGGTCGCGGAATAA
- the rpmC gene encoding 50S ribosomal protein L29, producing the protein MAEMKTADIRAMSPDQMDDAVLNLKKERFNLRFQRATGQLENTSRLREARRDIARIKTIAAQQRAKKK; encoded by the coding sequence ATGGCCGAGATGAAAACCGCCGATATCCGCGCGATGAGCCCCGATCAGATGGACGATGCCGTCCTCAATCTGAAGAAGGAACGTTTCAACCTGCGCTTCCAGCGCGCCACCGGGCAACTGGAAAACACCTCGCGGCTGCGTGAAGCGCGCCGCGACATCGCCCGTATCAAGACCATCGCCGCGCAGCAGCGCGCGAAGAAGAAGTAA
- the rplF gene encoding 50S ribosomal protein L6, whose protein sequence is MSRIGKRPVTVPTGVTATVEGQTVKMKGPKGQLQFVVHDDVEVKFENGVIKVAPRVKTNRAQAMYGTARAQVANLVAGVTKGFEKKLEITGVGYRAALQGKNLQLALGYSHDVVYAIPEGIAITVPKPTEITITGNDSQRVGQVAAEIRSYRPPEPYKGKGVKYADEFIFRKEGKKK, encoded by the coding sequence ATGTCACGTATTGGCAAGCGGCCTGTGACGGTACCAACGGGCGTTACCGCGACCGTCGAAGGACAGACCGTGAAGATGAAGGGGCCGAAGGGCCAGCTTCAGTTCGTCGTCCATGACGACGTCGAGGTGAAGTTCGAGAACGGCGTCATCAAGGTTGCGCCGCGGGTCAAGACCAACCGCGCGCAGGCGATGTACGGCACCGCACGCGCGCAGGTCGCAAACCTCGTGGCCGGCGTCACCAAGGGTTTCGAGAAGAAGCTCGAGATCACCGGTGTCGGTTATCGCGCAGCACTGCAGGGCAAGAACCTGCAGCTCGCGCTCGGCTACAGCCACGACGTCGTCTATGCGATCCCGGAAGGCATCGCGATCACGGTGCCGAAGCCGACCGAGATCACCATCACCGGCAATGACAGCCAGCGCGTCGGCCAGGTCGCCGCCGAGATCCGCAGCTACCGGCCGCCGGAGCCCTACAAGGGCAAGGGCGTGAAATACGCCGACGAGTTTATCTTCCGCAAGGAAGGCAAGAAGAAGTAA
- the rplN gene encoding 50S ribosomal protein L14, whose amino-acid sequence MIQMQTNLDVADNSGARRVMCIKVLGGSKRRYATVGDVIVVSIKEAIPRGKVKKGDVMKAVVVRVRKDIRRADGSVIRFDRNAAVLINNQSEPVGTRIFGPVPRELRAKNHMKIISLAPEVL is encoded by the coding sequence ATGATTCAGATGCAGACCAACCTCGACGTGGCCGATAATTCAGGCGCACGCCGTGTCATGTGTATCAAGGTGCTTGGGGGCTCCAAGCGCCGCTATGCCACCGTGGGCGACGTCATCGTGGTGTCGATCAAGGAAGCGATCCCGCGCGGCAAGGTCAAGAAGGGCGACGTGATGAAGGCCGTGGTGGTGCGGGTCCGCAAGGACATCCGCCGCGCCGACGGTTCCGTCATCCGCTTCGACCGCAACGCCGCCGTGTTGATCAACAACCAGTCGGAGCCGGTCGGCACGCGTATTTTCGGACCGGTGCCGCGCGAGCTGCGCGCCAAGAACCACATGAAGATCATCTCGCTTGCGCCGGAGGTGCTGTGA
- the rpsC gene encoding 30S ribosomal protein S3 produces the protein MGQKINPIGLRLGINRTWDSRWFAGKNEYGKLLHEDVKIREILHKELKQAAVARIVIERPHKKCRVTIHSARPGVVIGKKGADIDKLRKKVADITASDVVINIVEIRKPELDATLVAESIAQQLERRVAFRRAMKRAVQSAMRLGAEGIRINCSGRLGGAEIARMEWYREGRVPLHTLRADIDYGVATAFTTFGTCGVKVWIFKGEILEHDPMAQDKKMAEGDTARPRRDAA, from the coding sequence ATGGGTCAGAAGATCAATCCAATTGGCTTGCGTCTCGGCATCAACCGGACGTGGGATTCCCGTTGGTTCGCCGGCAAGAACGAATACGGCAAGCTGCTGCACGAGGATGTCAAGATCCGCGAGATCCTGCACAAGGAGCTCAAGCAGGCAGCGGTCGCCCGGATCGTGATCGAGCGTCCGCACAAGAAGTGCCGGGTGACGATCCATTCGGCGCGTCCGGGCGTCGTGATCGGCAAGAAGGGCGCCGACATCGACAAGCTGCGCAAGAAGGTTGCCGATATCACCGCTTCCGACGTCGTCATCAACATCGTCGAAATCCGCAAGCCCGAGCTCGACGCGACGCTCGTCGCCGAATCGATTGCCCAGCAACTCGAGCGCCGCGTCGCGTTCCGCCGCGCCATGAAGCGCGCGGTGCAGTCGGCGATGCGTCTTGGCGCCGAGGGCATCCGTATCAACTGCTCGGGCCGTCTGGGCGGTGCCGAAATCGCGCGGATGGAATGGTATCGCGAAGGCCGCGTGCCGCTGCATACCCTGCGCGCCGACATCGATTACGGGGTGGCGACCGCGTTCACCACCTTCGGCACCTGCGGCGTCAAGGTCTGGATCTTCAAGGGCGAGATCCTCGAGCACGATCCGATGGCCCAGGACAAGAAGATGGCCGAAGGCGACACGGCGCGGCCGCGCCGCGACGCCGCCTGA
- the rplO gene encoding 50S ribosomal protein L15: MKLSDIADNAGSRKKRMRVGRGIGSGKGKTAGRGGKGQTARSGVRIKGFEGGQMPIHRRLPKRGFNNIFRVEFAEINLDRLQQAIDAKLIDVKETINAESLVKARVLRRAKAGVRLLGRGELKAKLNIEVHGASKSAIAAVEKAGGTVKILAPVEKDEGEAA; the protein is encoded by the coding sequence ATGAAGCTCAGCGATATCGCCGACAATGCCGGCTCGCGCAAGAAGCGCATGCGGGTCGGCCGTGGCATCGGCTCCGGCAAGGGCAAGACTGCGGGCCGCGGCGGCAAGGGCCAGACCGCGCGTTCCGGCGTGCGCATCAAGGGTTTCGAGGGCGGCCAGATGCCGATCCATCGGCGGCTGCCCAAACGCGGATTCAACAACATTTTCCGGGTCGAGTTCGCCGAGATCAATCTGGACCGCCTCCAGCAGGCGATCGACGCCAAGCTGATCGACGTCAAGGAAACCATCAACGCCGAATCGCTGGTGAAGGCCCGAGTGCTGCGCCGCGCCAAAGCCGGCGTGCGGCTGCTCGGCCGTGGTGAGCTGAAGGCGAAGTTGAATATCGAGGTGCACGGCGCCTCGAAATCCGCCATCGCGGCGGTCGAGAAGGCCGGCGGCACGGTGAAAATCCTGGCGCCGGTTGAGAAGGACGAAGGCGAGGCGGCGTAA
- the rpsS gene encoding 30S ribosomal protein S19 yields MVRSVWKGPFVEGSLLKKADAARASGRHDVIKIWSRRSTILPQFVGLVFGVYNGQKHVPVSVNEEMVGHKFGEFSPTRTFHGHSGDKKAKKA; encoded by the coding sequence ATGGTTCGTTCAGTCTGGAAAGGCCCGTTCGTCGAAGGCTCGCTGCTCAAGAAGGCAGATGCCGCGCGCGCGTCCGGCCGTCATGACGTGATCAAGATTTGGAGCCGTCGCTCGACCATCCTGCCGCAGTTCGTCGGCCTGGTGTTCGGCGTCTACAACGGCCAGAAGCACGTGCCGGTATCGGTCAACGAGGAAATGGTCGGTCACAAGTTCGGCGAGTTCTCGCCGACCCGGACCTTCCACGGCCATTCGGGCGACAAGAAAGCCAAGAAGGCTTGA
- the rplR gene encoding 50S ribosomal protein L18, with amino-acid sequence MSRLKITNARRKQRVRLSLRRTASGRPRLSVFRSSKHIYAQVIDDLKGETLASASSLEKAMREAGNTGANIAAAKAVGKLLAERAVKNGVTEVVFDRGGYLYHGRVKALADAARESGLSF; translated from the coding sequence ATGTCGAGATTGAAAATTACGAATGCCCGGCGCAAGCAACGCGTGAGGTTGTCGTTGCGCCGTACCGCCAGCGGCCGCCCGCGGCTTTCGGTGTTCCGCTCGTCGAAGCACATCTACGCCCAGGTCATCGACGACCTCAAGGGCGAGACGCTGGCGTCGGCGTCTTCGCTGGAGAAGGCGATGCGCGAGGCCGGTAACACCGGCGCCAACATCGCCGCGGCGAAAGCCGTCGGCAAGCTCTTGGCGGAGCGCGCGGTCAAGAACGGCGTCACTGAAGTCGTGTTCGACCGCGGCGGCTATCTCTATCACGGCCGCGTCAAGGCGCTCGCGGATGCCGCGCGCGAAAGCGGATTGAGCTTCTAA
- the rpsQ gene encoding 30S ribosomal protein S17 has translation MPKRTLQGVVVSDKQAKTVVVRVDRRFTHPIYKKTIRRSKNYHAHDENNEFKPGDMVWIEESKPISKLKRWTVVRGEQKTA, from the coding sequence ATGCCAAAACGTACGCTTCAGGGCGTGGTCGTCAGCGACAAGCAGGCCAAGACGGTTGTGGTGCGGGTGGACCGCCGCTTCACCCATCCGATCTACAAGAAGACGATCCGCCGCTCGAAAAACTATCACGCGCACGACGAGAACAACGAGTTCAAGCCGGGCGACATGGTGTGGATCGAGGAGAGCAAGCCGATCTCGAAGTTGAAGCGCTGGACCGTGGTCCGGGGCGAACAGAAAACTGCCTGA
- the rpsH gene encoding 30S ribosomal protein S8, with product MSTHDPISDLITRIRNAQMRAKPKVSTPGSKMRANVLEVLKTEGYIRGYASVEHASGRSELEIELKYFDGEPVIREIERVSKPGRRVYASVKNLPRVNNGLGISVLSTPKGIMADHEAREANVGGEILFTVF from the coding sequence ATGTCAACGCACGATCCGATCAGCGATCTCATCACCCGCATCCGCAACGCGCAGATGCGCGCCAAGCCCAAGGTCTCGACCCCGGGCTCGAAAATGCGCGCCAATGTGCTCGAAGTGCTGAAGACGGAAGGGTACATCCGCGGCTATGCCAGCGTCGAGCACGCTTCTGGCCGCAGCGAGCTTGAGATCGAGCTGAAATATTTCGACGGCGAGCCGGTGATTCGCGAGATCGAGCGGGTATCGAAGCCGGGGCGGCGGGTTTATGCCTCGGTGAAGAACCTGCCGCGGGTGAACAACGGTCTCGGCATTTCGGTGTTGTCGACACCGAAGGGAATCATGGCTGACCACGAAGCGCGCGAAGCGAATGTGGGCGGCGAAATTCTCTTCACGGTGTTCTGA
- a CDS encoding 50S ribosomal protein L23, which produces MKNIDPRYYDIIVSPVVTEKATLASEHNKVLFKVASKATKPQIKEAVEKLFDVKVKSVNTLVRKGKTKVFRGNFGSQSDVKRAIVTLEEGHRIDVTTGL; this is translated from the coding sequence ATGAAGAATATCGATCCGCGCTACTACGACATCATCGTTTCCCCTGTGGTGACCGAAAAGGCGACGCTCGCCTCCGAGCACAACAAGGTGCTGTTCAAGGTCGCGAGCAAGGCGACCAAGCCGCAGATCAAGGAAGCGGTCGAGAAGCTGTTCGACGTCAAGGTCAAGAGCGTCAACACGCTGGTGCGCAAGGGCAAGACCAAGGTGTTCCGCGGCAATTTCGGTTCGCAGTCGGACGTCAAGCGCGCGATCGTGACCCTCGAAGAGGGCCACCGCATCGACGTCACCACCGGGCTATAA
- the secY gene encoding preprotein translocase subunit SecY, whose amino-acid sequence MVSAAEQLAANLNFGALAKADELKKRIWFTLGALLVYRLGTYIPLPGIDPTIWEQVFKSQAGGILGMFNMFAGGGIHRMAIFALNIMPYISASIIIQLLTTVSSQLEALKKEGEAGRKTLNQYTRYLTVLLAAFQSYGIAVGLEGAGNVVSDPGMFFRMSTAITLTGGTMFLMWLGEQITSRGIGNGISLIILSGIVAELPSALANMLELGRQGALSTGLILIVIIMAVGVIAFIVFMERAQRRLLIQYPKRQVGNKMFEGQSSHLPLKLNTSGVIPPIFASSLLLLPTTVANFNAGRGPEWFQWITTQLGHGRPLFLILYLALIVFFAFFYTAIVFNPTETADNLKKHGGFIPGIRPGERTAEYIDYVLSRITVLGAIYLAIVCLIPEILISYAAVPFYFGGTSLLIVVSVTMDTVAQVQGYLLAHQYEGLIRKSKLRGRRR is encoded by the coding sequence ATGGTCTCAGCAGCGGAACAACTGGCGGCAAATCTCAATTTCGGCGCGCTCGCGAAAGCCGACGAACTGAAAAAGCGCATCTGGTTCACCCTGGGTGCGCTGCTCGTTTATCGGCTCGGTACCTACATTCCGCTGCCCGGCATCGACCCGACCATCTGGGAACAGGTGTTCAAATCGCAGGCCGGCGGCATTTTGGGCATGTTCAACATGTTCGCCGGCGGCGGCATTCACCGCATGGCGATCTTCGCGCTGAACATCATGCCGTATATCTCGGCCTCGATCATCATCCAGCTCCTGACCACGGTGTCCTCGCAGCTCGAGGCCCTGAAGAAGGAAGGCGAGGCCGGCCGCAAGACGCTCAATCAATACACCCGCTATCTGACGGTGCTGCTGGCCGCGTTCCAGTCCTACGGCATCGCGGTGGGACTAGAGGGCGCCGGCAATGTCGTCAGCGATCCCGGCATGTTCTTCCGCATGTCGACGGCGATCACGCTGACCGGCGGCACCATGTTCCTGATGTGGCTGGGCGAGCAGATCACCTCGCGCGGCATCGGCAACGGCATTTCGCTGATCATCCTCTCCGGCATCGTCGCGGAGTTGCCTTCCGCGCTCGCCAACATGCTGGAACTCGGCCGCCAGGGCGCGCTGTCGACCGGCTTGATCCTGATCGTGATCATCATGGCGGTCGGAGTGATCGCCTTCATCGTGTTCATGGAGCGCGCGCAGCGGCGGCTTCTGATCCAGTATCCGAAGCGCCAAGTCGGCAACAAGATGTTCGAGGGCCAGTCCTCGCATCTGCCGCTGAAACTGAACACCTCGGGCGTGATTCCCCCGATCTTCGCGTCCTCGCTGTTGCTGCTGCCGACCACGGTTGCGAACTTCAACGCCGGCCGGGGCCCGGAATGGTTTCAATGGATCACTACCCAGCTCGGCCACGGCCGCCCGCTGTTTTTGATCCTTTATTTGGCGCTGATCGTGTTCTTCGCGTTCTTCTATACCGCGATCGTGTTCAACCCGACCGAGACCGCCGACAATCTCAAGAAGCATGGCGGTTTCATTCCGGGCATCCGCCCCGGCGAGCGCACCGCCGAATACATCGATTACGTGCTGTCGCGGATCACGGTGTTGGGCGCGATCTACCTTGCGATCGTCTGCCTGATCCCCGAAATTCTTATTTCTTACGCTGCGGTGCCGTTCTACTTTGGCGGGACCTCGCTGTTGATCGTGGTCAGCGTGACCATGGATACCGTGGCGCAGGTTCAGGGGTATCTGCTCGCCCATCAATATGAGGGGCTGATCAGGAAGTCGAAGTTGCGGGGGCGTCGCCGCTGA
- the rplD gene encoding 50S ribosomal protein L4 codes for MELKVTTLEGKEAGSIQLSDAIFGLEPRKDIIQRCVQWQLNKRQAGTHKAKGRAEIWRTGKKMYKQKGTGGARHGSARVPQFRGGGRAFGPVVRSHETDLPKKVRALALRHALSAKAKDGGLIVIESAKLEAAKTKALIGHFSGLGLTNALIIDGAELNNGFATAARNIPNIDVLPIQGINVYDILRRQKLVLTKAALDALEARFK; via the coding sequence ATGGAATTGAAAGTCACAACCCTTGAAGGCAAGGAAGCCGGTTCGATCCAGCTTTCGGACGCCATTTTCGGTCTCGAGCCGCGCAAGGACATTATCCAGCGTTGCGTGCAATGGCAGCTCAACAAGCGTCAGGCCGGAACCCACAAGGCCAAGGGCCGCGCCGAAATCTGGCGCACCGGCAAGAAGATGTACAAGCAGAAGGGCACCGGCGGCGCGCGTCACGGCTCGGCCCGGGTGCCGCAGTTCCGCGGCGGCGGCCGTGCGTTCGGTCCGGTGGTGCGATCGCATGAAACCGATCTGCCGAAGAAGGTCCGTGCACTGGCGCTGCGCCACGCGCTTTCCGCGAAAGCAAAAGACGGCGGGCTCATCGTGATCGAATCCGCAAAGCTCGAGGCCGCCAAGACCAAGGCGCTGATCGGGCACTTCTCGGGCCTCGGCCTGACCAATGCGCTGATCATCGACGGCGCTGAGCTCAACAACGGCTTTGCCACCGCCGCCCGCAATATCCCGAACATCGACGTGCTGCCGATTCAGGGCATCAACGTCTATGACATTCTGCGCCGTCAGAAGCTGGTGCTGACCAAAGCGGCGCTCGATGCGTTGGAGGCGCGCTTCAAATGA
- the rplX gene encoding 50S ribosomal protein L24, which produces MAAKIRKGDKVVVLSGREKGRTGEVFEVRPDENRALVRGINLVKRHQKQTQAQEGGIISKESPIHLSNIAIVGKDGKPTRVGFKIHADGKKVRIAKRSGAEIDG; this is translated from the coding sequence ATGGCTGCCAAGATCCGCAAGGGCGACAAGGTCGTGGTTTTGTCCGGCCGCGAGAAGGGCCGCACCGGCGAGGTGTTCGAAGTGCGTCCCGACGAGAACCGGGCGCTGGTGCGCGGCATCAATCTGGTGAAACGCCACCAGAAGCAGACCCAGGCGCAGGAAGGCGGCATCATCTCCAAGGAGTCGCCGATCCATTTGTCCAACATTGCGATCGTCGGCAAGGACGGCAAGCCGACGCGGGTGGGTTTCAAGATTCATGCGGATGGCAAGAAGGTACGTATTGCCAAACGCTCGGGAGCAGAGATCGATGGCTGA
- the rplV gene encoding 50S ribosomal protein L22, which translates to MSKAKRERSLPDNEAKAVARMLRVSPQKLNLVAQLIRGRKASAALADLQFSRKRIAVDVKKCLESAIANAENNHDLDVDELIVSEAHVGNGIVMKRFAPRGRGRSGRVFKPFSQLTIVVRQVEASA; encoded by the coding sequence ATGAGCAAAGCAAAGCGCGAACGGAGCCTCCCGGACAACGAGGCCAAGGCGGTCGCCCGGATGCTGCGGGTGAGCCCGCAGAAGCTCAATCTGGTGGCGCAATTGATCCGCGGCCGAAAGGCTTCGGCTGCGCTCGCCGACCTGCAGTTTTCGCGCAAGCGGATCGCGGTCGACGTCAAAAAGTGCCTCGAATCGGCGATCGCCAACGCCGAGAACAATCACGATCTCGATGTCGACGAGCTGATCGTCTCGGAAGCGCATGTCGGCAACGGCATCGTCATGAAGCGTTTCGCCCCGCGCGGCCGTGGCCGCTCGGGCCGTGTCTTTAAACCATTCTCGCAGCTGACGATCGTGGTTCGTCAGGTCGAGGCGAGCGCTTAA